In the genome of Candidatus Omnitrophota bacterium, one region contains:
- a CDS encoding PHP domain-containing protein, translating into MLNSEIAEIFQQIAELLEIKGENFFKIRAYQRASRTVENLEEEIEEVANKGALRELPGIGADLSEKIKEYIATGTIKTYEELRKSLPPGILELTSVPSIGPKTAQTLYQKLNITSISSLEEALKQNKLSEVAGFKEKTILNIKEGILLAKEKQAFDKLTLKQLTELYSINYKPQGNFPNLIKLEDIKGDLHMHSTFSDGAGSIEEMALAAKERGYSYIAITDHSQGLRIANGLDEEALKKKRAEIDKVNAKLKGIQVLFGTETDIKGDGSLDYSDAILSQFDIVIAAIHSGFKQEQEKITKRVILACKNKYVHIIAHPTGRLAGSRNPSDINMKELLKTAKDTNTTLELNSFPNRLDLNPEHCRLAKENGVRVSIDTDSHGIEHLKFMELGIGVARKGCLETSDVLNTLPLEKLLKTIRK; encoded by the coding sequence ATGTTAAATTCAGAAATTGCCGAGATATTTCAGCAGATTGCGGAATTATTGGAGATAAAGGGTGAGAATTTTTTTAAGATTCGCGCCTATCAACGCGCCAGCCGCACAGTAGAAAACTTAGAAGAAGAAATTGAAGAAGTCGCAAACAAAGGCGCCTTGCGTGAATTGCCCGGCATTGGAGCGGATCTCTCCGAGAAAATCAAAGAATATATCGCAACCGGAACCATCAAAACCTACGAAGAACTAAGAAAATCTCTTCCTCCGGGAATCTTAGAATTAACCTCTGTGCCGTCCATTGGCCCCAAAACCGCGCAAACCTTATACCAAAAATTAAATATCACAAGTATTTCTTCTTTAGAAGAAGCGCTCAAGCAAAATAAGCTTTCCGAAGTTGCCGGCTTCAAAGAAAAAACTATTCTTAATATAAAAGAGGGAATTCTTTTAGCCAAAGAAAAACAGGCCTTTGATAAACTCACCCTTAAGCAATTAACCGAACTCTACAGCATAAATTATAAGCCTCAAGGCAACTTTCCCAACCTGATCAAGCTTGAAGATATAAAAGGCGACTTGCACATGCATTCTACATTCTCCGACGGAGCAGGCTCCATAGAAGAAATGGCGCTTGCCGCCAAAGAGAGAGGATATAGTTATATTGCCATTACCGACCATTCGCAGGGTTTAAGAATTGCCAATGGCCTTGATGAGGAAGCACTTAAAAAGAAACGCGCGGAAATAGATAAAGTAAACGCAAAGCTTAAAGGCATTCAGGTTCTTTTTGGAACTGAAACCGATATTAAGGGCGATGGAAGCCTTGACTATAGCGATGCGATACTCTCCCAGTTTGATATTGTCATTGCCGCCATACACAGCGGATTTAAGCAGGAACAAGAGAAAATAACCAAGCGCGTTATCTTGGCTTGCAAAAATAAATATGTGCATATTATCGCGCACCCCACCGGAAGATTAGCGGGATCGCGTAATCCTTCGGACATTAATATGAAGGAATTATTAAAAACAGCTAAGGACACCAACACTACCTTAGAACTAAATTCTTTTCCCAACCGTCTTGACTTAAATCCCGAACACTGCCGTCTGGCAAAAGAAAATGGCGTGCGCGTATCAATAGACACTGATTCACACGGCATAGAACATTTAAAATTTATGGAACTTGGTATTGGGGTTGCGCGCAAAGGATGCCTTGAAACAAGCGACGTTCTAAATACGCTACCACTAGAGAAATTACTAAAAACAATCAGAAAATAA
- a CDS encoding sulfide/dihydroorotate dehydrogenase-like FAD/NAD-binding protein, with amino-acid sequence MFTILENKPLNSAVNKLIIKAEQIASSAKAGQFVVILIDDKGERIPLTLSDWDKQQGTITLIAQIAGATTKKLSQLKAGDSIAHILGPLGHPTETEKIGTVVCVAGGVGIAEIYPVAKAFKEAGNRVLSIIGARTQELLILQEEVKRFSDELFITTDDGSLGRKSLVTEPLKELFSSIEKSTHTKYPDLVYVIGPVVMMKAVSDLTKEYSIKTIASLNPIMVDATGMCGSCRCSVDGKTKYACVDGPDFDAHKVDFNELSQRLRLFNTQEKTVL; translated from the coding sequence ATGTTCACCATATTGGAAAATAAACCCTTAAATAGCGCGGTAAACAAGCTTATTATTAAGGCAGAGCAAATCGCATCAAGCGCCAAGGCCGGTCAATTCGTAGTTATACTTATAGACGATAAAGGTGAACGCATTCCGCTGACTCTTTCAGACTGGGATAAACAGCAAGGGACAATTACGCTTATTGCCCAAATAGCCGGCGCAACTACCAAAAAACTTTCACAACTTAAAGCAGGCGATTCTATTGCGCATATCTTGGGGCCTTTGGGGCACCCCACCGAAACAGAAAAAATAGGGACTGTTGTTTGCGTAGCTGGAGGAGTAGGAATAGCCGAAATCTACCCTGTGGCAAAGGCTTTTAAAGAAGCGGGAAACCGCGTATTATCTATAATCGGAGCGCGCACCCAGGAACTACTTATTCTCCAGGAAGAAGTAAAAAGATTCTCAGACGAATTATTCATTACTACCGACGATGGGTCTTTAGGGAGAAAATCCCTTGTTACCGAGCCATTAAAAGAATTGTTTTCATCAATAGAAAAATCCACCCACACCAAATACCCGGATTTAGTTTATGTGATCGGGCCGGTAGTGATGATGAAGGCGGTTTCTGATCTGACCAAAGAATACTCCATTAAAACTATCGCCAGCCTTAATCCGATCATGGTAGATGCCACCGGCATGTGCGGCTCTTGCCGTTGCAGTGTGGACGGAAAAACTAAATATGCCTGCGTGGATGGGCCGGATTTTGACGCGCACAAAGTTGATTTTAACGAATTGTCGCAAAGATTAAGATTATTTAACACCCAGGAAAAAACTGTTTTGTAA
- a CDS encoding HDIG domain-containing protein — translation MINKHTSIFIKFISASGILFALSYILGVNNLIALLLLALVLYARIYFPNLKNENFRILNLSLLFTLFFYLSYTITKQGWPALFIPFSGIGILSMLIFDNLVIALLLVVASSMAIAAINGNNLSFGLLSLVSGLLAVLLVKGARRRGVIIRSGVILGLLQALMLFLIKGPGYYQAKDYIFIALNPVVYSFLILGTLPVFEYLFNAFTNISLLELADFNHPLLQRMIMEAPGTYHHSLVVGNLAETAAKAVGAHTLLARIGAYYHDIGKLSKPDYFSENQALTVNKHDDLAPSISKLVIMNHVKEGVELAQKYHLNPRIIDFIQQHHGSSLVYYFYRRAIENQEEEKNIEEDGFRYPGPKPGSKETAIVMLADSVEAASRCLKEPTPAKIEELVHKIINNKFIDGQLDECELTLKEIEVIAKVFVRILSGIYHGRVNYPKA, via the coding sequence ATGATAAACAAGCATACTTCCATATTCATTAAATTCATATCTGCTTCCGGGATACTTTTTGCGCTTAGCTACATCTTAGGGGTAAACAATCTAATTGCGCTTCTGCTTCTTGCGCTAGTATTATACGCGCGCATATATTTTCCTAACCTTAAAAACGAAAATTTCCGGATTTTAAACTTATCGCTTCTTTTTACCCTGTTTTTTTATTTGTCCTATACGATCACCAAGCAGGGATGGCCGGCGTTATTTATCCCTTTTTCTGGCATAGGCATATTATCCATGCTTATCTTTGATAATCTGGTAATTGCGCTATTGCTGGTGGTGGCATCATCCATGGCTATAGCGGCAATAAATGGCAACAACCTATCTTTTGGATTGTTGTCATTGGTAAGCGGATTGCTGGCGGTGCTGCTTGTAAAAGGAGCAAGAAGAAGAGGAGTGATCATCCGCAGCGGAGTGATCTTAGGGCTCTTGCAGGCGCTGATGCTCTTTTTAATTAAAGGCCCGGGATATTACCAGGCCAAGGATTACATATTTATAGCATTAAACCCCGTAGTTTACAGCTTCTTGATATTAGGGACCTTGCCGGTATTTGAATACTTATTTAACGCCTTTACCAACATAAGCCTCCTGGAATTGGCGGACTTTAATCATCCGCTTCTTCAAAGAATGATCATGGAAGCCCCCGGCACTTACCACCACAGCCTTGTGGTGGGAAACTTAGCAGAAACCGCCGCCAAGGCAGTGGGAGCGCACACGCTTCTAGCGCGCATCGGAGCCTATTACCATGACATCGGAAAACTCTCCAAGCCGGATTATTTTAGCGAAAATCAAGCTTTAACCGTGAACAAACACGATGATCTTGCCCCCTCCATAAGCAAGCTGGTGATCATGAACCATGTGAAGGAAGGGGTAGAATTGGCCCAAAAGTATCATCTCAACCCGCGGATAATTGATTTTATCCAACAGCACCACGGCTCCAGCTTAGTATATTATTTCTACCGCAGGGCCATTGAAAATCAGGAGGAAGAAAAAAATATAGAAGAAGACGGATTCCGTTACCCCGGGCCCAAACCCGGCTCCAAGGAAACCGCGATAGTAATGTTGGCGGATTCAGTAGAAGCAGCCAGCCGCTGTCTCAAAGAACCCACCCCCGCAAAAATAGAAGAACTGGTGCACAAGATCATTAATAATAAATTCATCGACGGACAACTTGACGAATGCGAACTTACTCTCAAGGAAATCGAAGTAATCGCTAAAGTATTCGTGCGTATCTTATCCGGAATATACCACGGAAGAGTGAATTACCCAAAAGCTTAA
- a CDS encoding FAD:protein FMN transferase → MTDNQTPITKHKTPNNQTKKWFGRLDIGIWNLFGIWILGFGILMQCCYGEPFHKDTQLLMGTFAEVTSDDPRAAKIVFDEIKRIEKLMSKYDEQSEIYALNKNSQAKVSQETFDLLKKSVWFSKITRGAFDITVGPIVKLWGFSDKKYRKPKNEEIKQALKLVGSKKLIFNLKDNVVKLTVPGASVDLGGIAKGYAIDCAVEKLKEAGIKSCLINLGGQVYGLGDKAGIPWEVAIQKPRSKKYIKRLQLKDRGISTSGDYEQFFILDGVRYTHIFDPRTGRPAQNNILSVSVVSENALEADALSTAIFVLGKKPAAELLKEFPNAQVNIIEEKDVHHIGK, encoded by the coding sequence ATGACCGATAATCAAACACCGATAACCAAACATAAAACACCAAATAACCAAACTAAAAAATGGTTTGGAAGATTGGATATTGGGATTTGGAATTTATTTGGGATTTGGATATTGGGATTTGGAATTTTGATGCAGTGCTGTTATGGAGAACCTTTTCATAAAGATACTCAACTACTGATGGGCACCTTCGCGGAAGTAACTTCTGATGATCCGCGCGCTGCAAAGATTGTCTTTGATGAAATAAAGCGCATAGAAAAACTGATGAGTAAATACGACGAACAAAGTGAAATCTACGCGCTTAATAAAAACTCTCAAGCCAAAGTTTCCCAGGAAACATTTGACCTTCTTAAAAAATCAGTCTGGTTTTCTAAAATAACCCGCGGCGCGTTTGATATTACCGTGGGGCCAATCGTTAAGCTTTGGGGTTTTAGCGACAAAAAATACCGCAAGCCCAAAAACGAAGAAATCAAGCAAGCCCTGAAACTTGTGGGCAGCAAAAAATTAATCTTTAACCTTAAGGATAATGTGGTAAAATTAACTGTTCCCGGAGCAAGCGTTGACTTAGGAGGAATCGCCAAAGGATACGCTATAGATTGCGCGGTAGAGAAATTAAAAGAAGCCGGCATAAAAAGCTGCCTAATAAATTTAGGCGGGCAGGTCTATGGCTTAGGGGATAAAGCTGGTATCCCATGGGAAGTAGCCATACAAAAACCGCGCTCAAAGAAATACATCAAGAGGCTGCAATTAAAAGACCGGGGAATTTCTACCTCCGGAGATTACGAGCAGTTTTTTATCTTAGACGGTGTGCGTTATACGCACATATTTGATCCCCGGACAGGACGCCCGGCGCAAAACAATATTTTATCAGTAAGCGTAGTTTCTGAAAACGCCCTTGAGGCAGACGCGCTTTCTACAGCGATTTTTGTTTTAGGAAAAAAACCCGCGGCAGAGCTTTTAAAAGAATTCCCAAACGCGCAGGTTAATATCATCGAGGAAAAAGATGTTCACCATATTGGAAAATAA
- a CDS encoding PhoH family protein produces the protein MEKSFKLRDQAQAQAIFGPCDQNIRALEKELKIKTILQDGTLKIKGTAKSLKKAQEIIGYLLEQTGDHKTQVDSTQIHRLLRNSHPDKTALSFLPEANILRNTNRKNRVIGPKTQGQREYFEAIKQHDIVFGLGPAGTGKTYLAMAAAVEALDKQEVRRIILTRPAIEAGESLGFLPGDMYEKISPYLRPLYDAIYDMMDAERIEKYLETGIVEVAPLAYMRGRTLNDAFIVLDEAQNCTIEQMKMFLTRLGFDSKAVITGDITQSDLPNGKPMGLLQAREILQGIEGIKFIELSGSDVVRHALVQKIIEAYDKTKHI, from the coding sequence ATGGAAAAGTCTTTTAAATTGCGTGATCAGGCGCAGGCCCAAGCAATATTTGGGCCCTGCGACCAAAATATCCGAGCCTTAGAAAAAGAATTAAAAATAAAAACCATCCTGCAGGACGGAACCTTAAAAATAAAAGGCACGGCCAAAAGCCTTAAGAAAGCCCAGGAAATAATCGGCTATCTTTTAGAACAAACTGGTGACCATAAAACCCAGGTAGACTCTACACAGATACATCGTTTATTAAGAAACAGCCACCCGGATAAAACAGCTTTAAGCTTTCTTCCTGAAGCCAACATCTTGCGCAACACAAACAGAAAAAACCGGGTCATCGGCCCAAAGACCCAAGGGCAGCGTGAATACTTTGAGGCGATTAAACAGCACGATATCGTATTTGGCTTAGGCCCTGCCGGCACAGGCAAAACTTACCTTGCCATGGCAGCAGCGGTAGAGGCGCTTGACAAACAAGAGGTAAGAAGAATAATCCTGACCCGCCCGGCAATTGAAGCTGGAGAATCATTGGGATTTCTTCCTGGGGATATGTACGAAAAGATTTCTCCATACCTGCGGCCGCTCTACGACGCCATTTACGACATGATGGACGCGGAACGCATTGAAAAATATCTGGAAACCGGCATTGTGGAGGTAGCGCCCTTAGCCTATATGCGCGGGAGGACCTTAAACGACGCGTTTATCGTGCTTGATGAAGCGCAGAACTGCACTATAGAACAAATGAAGATGTTTTTAACCCGCCTTGGCTTTGATTCCAAGGCGGTTATTACCGGAGATATTACCCAAAGCGACCTTCCTAACGGCAAGCCCATGGGGCTGTTGCAGGCAAGAGAAATACTGCAGGGAATAGAAGGGATTAAATTTATAGAACTAAGCGGGTCGGATGTAGTAAGGCATGCTTTAGTGCAAAAGATAATTGAAGCCTACGATAAAACAAAACACATATGA
- the ybeY gene encoding rRNA maturation RNase YbeY, with protein sequence MQKPEINILNLQKNIRLGAKEIKNIKKIVLLALKSQSDALLRKINICLMDNQKIKKLNKKHLKADHPTDVLAFNIEETGEIAISAQQAKINAKAYKTEDLDELYLYVAHGCLHLLGYDDNTAMKRELMQNKASKILQNL encoded by the coding sequence GTGCAAAAACCAGAAATAAACATCCTTAACCTACAAAAAAATATCCGTTTAGGCGCCAAAGAAATAAAAAACATCAAGAAGATAGTGTTACTGGCGCTTAAAAGTCAATCTGATGCCTTATTGCGAAAGATAAATATCTGTTTGATGGATAATCAAAAGATAAAAAAGCTTAACAAAAAACACCTGAAGGCTGACCATCCCACTGATGTCTTGGCATTTAACATTGAAGAAACAGGGGAAATCGCCATATCCGCCCAACAGGCAAAAATAAACGCCAAAGCTTACAAAACAGAAGATTTAGATGAGCTGTACCTATACGTGGCCCACGGATGCTTACATCTTTTAGGCTATGATGACAATACCGCAATGAAGCGGGAACTCATGCAAAACAAAGCTTCAAAAATACTACAAAACCTCTAA
- the recO gene encoding DNA repair protein RecO has protein sequence MAILKNEAIVLRKFDFRETSLIAHFYTREFGKVHGLLKGIRKDPKKFASTVEIFSLNEIIFYQSRHSTLHLVSHCDLKDNFTNIRSNLSKISMASSIVELLDALTQEEDKNESLFDLAFICLKELETYPNPEKILTIFKIKSLALSGFKPNFDSCVSCNNKIFDQSKFSLVMGGLLCERCFKKDLKARSIFRGTTASIVHIQKNDFRANLTLGMNPEIKKELESILNAFLTFHLDKQLKAQKITEKITEDPQLTALVEEV, from the coding sequence ATGGCCATACTCAAGAACGAAGCAATCGTATTAAGGAAATTTGATTTTCGCGAGACATCGCTAATCGCGCATTTCTACACCCGCGAATTTGGCAAAGTGCACGGGCTGTTAAAAGGCATCCGCAAGGACCCTAAGAAATTCGCCAGCACGGTGGAGATATTCTCCCTAAACGAGATCATCTTCTATCAAAGCCGGCATTCCACTTTGCATCTTGTGTCACACTGCGACTTAAAGGATAACTTTACCAATATCCGCTCCAACCTTTCTAAGATCTCCATGGCCAGCTCCATAGTAGAGCTTCTGGATGCCCTGACGCAGGAAGAAGATAAAAACGAATCGCTTTTTGATCTGGCGTTTATTTGCTTAAAAGAATTGGAAACCTATCCTAATCCGGAAAAGATCCTGACCATCTTTAAAATAAAGTCGCTTGCCCTGTCAGGATTTAAGCCTAATTTTGACTCCTGCGTTTCCTGCAACAACAAGATCTTTGACCAGTCAAAATTCTCCCTTGTTATGGGCGGGCTTTTATGCGAAAGGTGTTTTAAAAAAGACTTAAAGGCGCGCAGTATATTCCGCGGCACAACTGCGTCGATTGTGCATATTCAGAAAAATGATTTTCGCGCGAATTTAACTTTAGGCATGAACCCGGAAATAAAGAAGGAGCTGGAATCGATATTAAACGCCTTCTTGACTTTTCATCTGGACAAACAGCTTAAGGCGCAGAAAATAACGGAAAAAATAACTGAAGATCCGCAATTAACTGCTCTTGTGGAGGAGGTTTAA
- a CDS encoding 2-dehydropantoate 2-reductase, whose amino-acid sequence MKITIVGAGAIGCLLGGLLAKSKQEVFFLDKNSSRAAALNKEGINVEGISGKWQVKAQVNESAKEIGASDLVIICVKSYDTKSAIEKIAPLVGERTKILTLQNGLGNVEIISEAFGEEKVIAGSTSLGATWLKPGYIRHAGLGETTIGLMDGSMPVEMRHIREAFNKAGIETKLCRDIKGLLWSKLIINVGINPLAAITRLPNGKLVQLENTKRIMRAAVIEAVKVAKRKRIKLIYDDPLAKVEAVCETTACNICSMLQDILRHKKTEIDFINGTIVRLGQELGIPVPVNSLLVDLVKAIEAS is encoded by the coding sequence ATGAAAATCACTATTGTGGGCGCTGGTGCAATAGGATGCCTCTTGGGTGGGTTACTGGCCAAATCAAAACAGGAAGTTTTCTTCTTAGATAAAAACAGCTCACGCGCTGCCGCTTTAAACAAAGAGGGGATAAATGTTGAGGGGATTTCTGGAAAGTGGCAGGTTAAAGCCCAAGTAAATGAATCGGCCAAAGAAATCGGCGCGTCAGACTTGGTGATAATCTGTGTAAAATCCTATGACACTAAAAGCGCGATTGAAAAAATAGCCCCGTTAGTGGGGGAACGCACAAAAATCTTGACCTTACAGAATGGTTTGGGAAATGTTGAGATAATTTCCGAAGCCTTTGGCGAAGAAAAAGTTATTGCCGGGTCAACCAGTTTAGGGGCAACTTGGCTTAAGCCGGGCTACATCCGCCATGCCGGGCTTGGTGAAACAACTATCGGCCTGATGGACGGCTCAATGCCAGTTGAAATGCGCCATATCCGCGAAGCGTTTAATAAAGCAGGTATAGAAACTAAACTTTGCCGGGACATTAAAGGTCTTCTCTGGTCTAAACTTATCATTAATGTCGGGATCAATCCTTTGGCGGCAATTACTCGTTTACCGAATGGAAAATTAGTGCAGCTTGAGAATACCAAAAGAATAATGCGCGCGGCAGTTATTGAAGCGGTAAAGGTAGCCAAGAGAAAAAGAATTAAGCTTATTTATGATGATCCGCTTGCCAAAGTAGAGGCGGTCTGCGAAACCACAGCTTGCAATATCTGCTCCATGCTTCAAGATATCTTACGTCACAAAAAAACCGAAATTGATTTTATAAATGGCACTATTGTACGCTTAGGACAGGAATTAGGTATACCAGTTCCAGTAAATAGTCTTCTTGTAGATTTGGTCAAAGCTATTGAAGCAAGTTAA
- the gltA gene encoding NADPH-dependent glutamate synthase, giving the protein MRKNPATLEMQKRLSSFSEVSLGLTKEQAKEEAGRCLQCKNSPCISGCPVNIQIPDFIKMIKEDRPEEALKKILEKNNLPAVCGRVCPQENQCEKACVLQKKNMPINIGALERYVSDYASQEQGIIENKAKKDKVAVVGSGPAGLTCAADLAKSGYAVVIFESLHQAGGVLRYGIPEFRLPKKILDRELEYIKSLGVNIKLNALIGRTQTIEGLFKEGFRAVFIATGAGLPQTLGIPGENANLVYSANEFLTRVNLMKAYQFPEYATPINIGENVVVVGAGNVAIDCARIAKRLNKNVTLVYRRSENEMPARAEEVTHAKEEQINLKLLTQPVKIITDEKNFIKEIACIKMELGDADASGRKRPVPVKGSEFNIKADTLIVAIGQNPNPLIPALTKDLAINKNGTIVVDENCMTSIKGVFAGGDITTGADTVISAMGAGKKAAEEIDKYIKHNL; this is encoded by the coding sequence ATGAGAAAAAATCCTGCTACTTTAGAAATGCAAAAACGGCTTTCTTCTTTTAGCGAGGTTTCCTTGGGGCTTACCAAAGAACAGGCCAAAGAAGAGGCCGGCCGCTGTTTGCAATGCAAAAACTCACCTTGTATAAGTGGCTGTCCAGTCAACATTCAGATCCCGGATTTCATAAAAATGATTAAAGAAGACAGGCCTGAAGAGGCATTAAAGAAGATTCTGGAAAAAAATAACCTTCCGGCAGTCTGCGGAAGGGTCTGCCCGCAGGAAAATCAATGCGAAAAAGCTTGTGTTTTGCAGAAAAAGAATATGCCGATTAATATCGGGGCCCTTGAGCGCTATGTCTCAGATTATGCAAGCCAGGAACAGGGTATAATCGAAAACAAAGCCAAAAAAGATAAGGTTGCCGTCGTGGGAAGCGGCCCGGCAGGATTAACCTGCGCCGCGGACCTGGCGAAATCCGGATACGCGGTTGTTATCTTTGAATCACTGCATCAAGCTGGCGGAGTATTGCGTTACGGCATACCGGAATTCCGTTTACCGAAAAAAATATTAGACCGGGAATTGGAATACATAAAAAGTTTGGGCGTAAATATAAAACTTAACGCGCTTATCGGCCGCACCCAGACAATAGAGGGCTTGTTTAAAGAAGGCTTTCGGGCTGTGTTTATCGCAACCGGGGCAGGCCTGCCGCAAACATTGGGCATTCCGGGAGAAAATGCTAATTTAGTTTATTCGGCAAATGAATTCTTAACCCGCGTAAACCTGATGAAGGCCTATCAATTCCCTGAATACGCAACTCCGATAAACATAGGAGAAAATGTCGTGGTGGTGGGAGCAGGCAATGTCGCAATTGACTGCGCCCGTATCGCCAAGCGCCTGAATAAAAATGTAACTTTGGTTTACCGAAGAAGCGAAAATGAAATGCCGGCGCGCGCCGAAGAAGTCACTCATGCCAAAGAAGAGCAAATAAATCTTAAACTTCTTACCCAGCCGGTAAAAATAATTACCGATGAAAAAAACTTTATCAAAGAAATAGCTTGTATTAAAATGGAACTAGGCGATGCTGACGCAAGCGGAAGAAAAAGGCCTGTCCCGGTTAAAGGCTCAGAATTTAATATAAAGGCTGACACCTTAATTGTAGCAATAGGGCAAAATCCTAACCCGCTTATACCAGCCTTGACCAAAGACCTAGCCATAAATAAAAATGGAACAATTGTTGTAGATGAAAATTGCATGACTTCTATTAAAGGCGTTTTTGCCGGGGGGGATATCACTACCGGAGCTGACACAGTTATCTCGGCAATGGGCGCGGGAAAGAAAGCCGCAGAGGAAATCGATAAATATATAAAACATAACCTCTGA
- a CDS encoding LysM peptidoglycan-binding domain-containing protein: MKKEKLFLSFVIAAAFLASGCVVRTYKNTRDRVDQNLSMGNRGYLKGNAPAPTAGRATTRDTRVVEVELHPLFRLETKPKIQENAPEPVINIPEPEDVTYGNRGYVNTNIAPVITEPVVKEEQFRTYKVEKGDTLQKISEKLYGTTKNWYKIYKANQDVLKSPDKIRPGQTIKIPDLPAEKVKKEPAMKKIK, translated from the coding sequence ATGAAAAAAGAAAAATTGTTTTTATCTTTTGTAATCGCCGCGGCATTTCTGGCCTCTGGATGCGTGGTAAGAACTTATAAAAACACCCGAGACAGAGTAGACCAGAATCTATCCATGGGTAACCGCGGATATTTAAAAGGAAATGCTCCGGCACCAACTGCGGGCCGCGCAACTACCCGCGACACAAGAGTAGTAGAAGTAGAGCTGCACCCGCTTTTCCGTTTAGAAACCAAGCCTAAGATTCAGGAAAACGCGCCAGAGCCCGTAATCAACATTCCGGAACCTGAAGATGTAACCTACGGCAACAGGGGCTATGTTAATACCAATATTGCCCCGGTAATAACAGAGCCGGTTGTAAAAGAAGAACAATTCCGTACCTATAAAGTTGAAAAAGGTGACACATTGCAGAAAATCTCCGAAAAATTATACGGCACAACCAAAAACTGGTATAAAATATATAAGGCCAATCAGGATGTGCTAAAGTCACCAGACAAGATCCGTCCCGGACAGACCATAAAGATCCCGGACCTACCGGCTGAGAAAGTTAAAAAAGAGCCGGCGATGAAAAAAATCAAGTAA